The window AGCCTGGTGCGCGCGCTCGCGCTCGAGCTGGGGCCGCGCGGCATCACCGTGAACGGCGTGAATCCGGGCTTCGTGGAGACGGAGTCGTCTCGCTACTACATCGAGCAGGGGCTAGGGCGCGTGTACGCGGAGGCGGCCGCCGAGCTGACGGCGGCCACGCCGGTGCGCCGGCTCGGCACCGTGGAGGACGTGGCGGGGCTGGTGGCGTATCTCGCCTCGGACGCCGCCTCGTTCCTCACCGGCCAGACCCTGGTCCTGGACGGCGGGCTCAGCATCGTCTCGCCCCTCAACCGGCTGACGGAGCGGTGATCGGGAGCGCCTTCTCCATGAAGACGCTGAGCGGGTCCGGCCCGTAGGCGCCGAACGCCGGAATCTCGCGGAAGCCGGCGGCGCGGAAGAGGCCGAGCGCCTCCGGCTGACGGATGCCCGTCTCCAGGCGGAGCAGCGGAAGACGCTCCCCCTGGGCCTCGGCTTCCAGCGCGCTCAGGAGCCAGCGGCCCAGCCCGAGCCCGCGCGCCCGCGGCGACACGTAGAGCCGCTTCACCTCACCCCAGCCGGCCGGATCCACGCGTAGCGCGATGCAGCCCAGGGTCTCGCCAACCCGCCGCGCCACGAAGAAGCGAACGTCCGGCTGGGCGAGGCTTTCGATGTCCAGGAGGTGATTGCTCTCGGCGGGGTAGAGCGAGCCCAGGTAGGTGTCGAGCTCCTCGACGAGGCGCACGATCTCCGGCTGGCGGGGGGACTCCTGGCCGATGCGGACGGTCACGTCGGGCCAGGCTACCGGGCGGTGAGGCCGCCGTCTACGGGGACGGCCTGGCCGGTGACGAAGGAGGCCGCGTCGGAGCAGAGCCAGACCACCGCCTCGGCGATCTCTTCCGGCCTTCCAATTCGGCCAATTGGCTCGATCCGGGTCACACGTTCCTCGAGCCCGGGATCGCGGGCCAGGAAGGGACTGGTCATGCCGGTGCGGATATATCCGGGGCAGACGGCGTTGATCCGGATGCCCTCGCGCGCGTACTCGAGCGCGGCGGTCTTGGTGAGGCCGATGACGCCGTGCTTGCTCACGGTGTAGGCGGCGTGCCGGGGGAAGCCCATCAGGCCGGCCACCGAGGCGGTGTTGACGATGGCGCCGCCGCCCTGGGCGAGCATGCGCGGGATCTCGGCCTTCATGCAGAGCCAGACGCCGGTGAGATTCACCGCGAGCACGCGGGCCCAGGTCTCGGCGCTGTACTCGGCGGTGCGGGCCTGCTCGCCGGGGACGCCGGCGTTGTTGAAGGCGTAGTCGAGCCGGCCCAGGCGCCGCACCGTCTCGTCGACCATGGCGGTCACGTCGGCCTCGCGCGAGACGTCGGCGCGCACGAAGCAGGCCTCGCCGCCCGCCGCCTTGATGAGGCGCACGGTCTCGTCGCCTCCCTCCGCCGCCACATCGGACACGGCCACGCGCGCGCCCTCGCGCGCGAAGGCCAGCGCGGCGGCGCGGCCGATGCCGGAGGCGGCGCCCGTGACCAGCGCGACGCGGCCGGGGAGCGCGGGCATCAGGCGCCCGCCCGGTACATCGCCTCGATGGCCTCGGCGTACTTGTCGCCCACGACCTTCCGCTTCACCTTGAGGGTGGGGGTGAGCTCGTCGGTGGCGGGGCTCCACTCGTCGGGCAGCACGGTGAAGCGCTTGACCTGCTCGACCCGCGAGAAGTCCGCATTGGCCGCGTCCACCTCCTGCTGCACTTCCGCCTGCAGGCGCGGATCGGCGATCAGCGCCGCCCAGTCCCGGGTCTCGACGGCGCTGCGCTTGGCCCACAGGCGCGCCGCGGGCTCGTCGAGTGTGAGCAGCGCGGTAAGATACGCCCGGCGGTCGCCCACCACCATGGCCTGACTGATGAGGGGCTGGCGCTTGAGGGCATTCTCGATGTTCGACGGCGTGATGTTCTTGCCGCCCGCGGTGATGATGATGTCCTTCTTCCGGTCCACCACCGTGATGAAGCCATCCGCGTCGAGGGCCCCGATGTCGCCCGAGTGGAGCCAGCCGTCGGCGTCCACCGTCTCGGCGGTGAGCGTGGGCTCCTTGTGATAACCGGCGAAGACGTTGCCGCCGCGCAGGAGGATCTCGCCGTCCTCCGCCAGCCGCACTTCCACGCCCGGATAGGCGAGCCCGACGCTGCCGATGCGCGTGTGGTCGGGCCGGTTCACGCTGGTGATGCCGCAGCCCTCGGTCTGGCCGTACACCTCCACGATGGGGAGGCCGATGGCGTGGAAGAAGCGCAGGATCTCGGGGGCGATGGGGGCGGCGCCGCTCGCGGTGATCCGCGCCTCGTCGAGGCCGAGCCGGCGCCGGAGATGGACGAACAGCGCGGCGTCGGCGCGCCTCCGCACCTCGGCGAGCGCGGGCGGCACCGGCTGGCCCGCCTGCTCGAGCTCGACGGCGCGTGTGGCGGCCGCGACGGCGGCCTGCGCGCCCTCGCGCTTCGCGGCGTCCGGCTCGGCGGCGAACCCCGCGGTGAGCGCGGCGT is drawn from Candidatus Methylomirabilota bacterium and contains these coding sequences:
- a CDS encoding GNAT family N-acetyltransferase — encoded protein: MTVRIGQESPRQPEIVRLVEELDTYLGSLYPAESNHLLDIESLAQPDVRFFVARRVGETLGCIALRVDPAGWGEVKRLYVSPRARGLGLGRWLLSALEAEAQGERLPLLRLETGIRQPEALGLFRAAGFREIPAFGAYGPDPLSVFMEKALPITAPSAG
- a CDS encoding SDR family oxidoreductase codes for the protein MPALPGRVALVTGAASGIGRAAALAFAREGARVAVSDVAAEGGDETVRLIKAAGGEACFVRADVSREADVTAMVDETVRRLGRLDYAFNNAGVPGEQARTAEYSAETWARVLAVNLTGVWLCMKAEIPRMLAQGGGAIVNTASVAGLMGFPRHAAYTVSKHGVIGLTKTAALEYAREGIRINAVCPGYIRTGMTSPFLARDPGLEERVTRIEPIGRIGRPEEIAEAVVWLCSDAASFVTGQAVPVDGGLTAR
- a CDS encoding AMP-dependent synthetase/ligase, with translation MTAPRAEAADIARAVAGQTVCTLFQAQVAAQGDAPALHRRRDGAWQSLSWREYGRRVEAAALALMADGLEPGQAVALLSGTREEYNIADLGITHAGGIPVTLYQSLTPGQIAYIVAHAEAVLAFAESAPQAEKLLAIRGEIPRVRRLIVFEGAERLRGDARAAGWVAGWGEWLAGGAAVRRAGAAALEARWRAVSPGSVATYIYTSGTTGPPKGAVLTHGQVCWTQEAAQRLVPSEPGWRSIGYLPMAHVAERGISLWGAIRAARSVYFCPAIEQLGETLVAARPHLFFAVPRVWEKMHAALTAGFAAEPDAAKREGAQAAVAAATRAVELEQAGQPVPPALAEVRRRADAALFVHLRRRLGLDEARITASGAAPIAPEILRFFHAIGLPIVEVYGQTEGCGITSVNRPDHTRIGSVGLAYPGVEVRLAEDGEILLRGGNVFAGYHKEPTLTAETVDADGWLHSGDIGALDADGFITVVDRKKDIIITAGGKNITPSNIENALKRQPLISQAMVVGDRRAYLTALLTLDEPAARLWAKRSAVETRDWAALIADPRLQAEVQQEVDAANADFSRVEQVKRFTVLPDEWSPATDELTPTLKVKRKVVGDKYAEAIEAMYRAGA